The Deltaproteobacteria bacterium genome window below encodes:
- a CDS encoding sulfate adenylyltransferase subunit 2: MTPLEALEEQSIYIFREAYKHFRQLCMLWSIGKDSTVMLWLARKAFFGHVPFPLVHIDTSYKVPSMIAYRDELARRWKLQMVVGQNREALAAGMNHTHGRLNCCRALKTDALLHTLDGSWPRMRMGPDGVYREEERPEAFTGVIVGARADEEGSRSKERYFSPRDHSGDWDVSEQPPELWNQFKTDFAAGTHVRIHPLLDWTETNVWEYIERERIPIIDIYFDDGTGHRYRSIGCECCTSKIESTARTTGDILVELRRTNVPERAGRAQDQEDTYAMEKLRREGYM; the protein is encoded by the coding sequence ATGACGCCGCTCGAAGCGCTCGAAGAGCAGAGCATCTACATCTTCCGCGAGGCCTACAAGCACTTCCGGCAGCTCTGCATGCTGTGGTCCATCGGCAAGGACTCCACGGTGATGCTGTGGCTGGCCCGCAAGGCCTTCTTCGGCCACGTGCCATTCCCGCTGGTGCACATCGACACCAGCTACAAAGTGCCGTCGATGATCGCGTACCGCGACGAGCTCGCGCGGCGATGGAAGCTGCAGATGGTCGTCGGTCAGAACCGCGAGGCACTCGCCGCCGGCATGAACCACACCCACGGCCGCCTCAACTGTTGCCGGGCGCTCAAGACCGATGCGTTGCTCCACACCCTCGACGGTTCGTGGCCACGGATGCGCATGGGACCTGACGGGGTCTACCGCGAGGAGGAGCGACCCGAGGCGTTCACCGGTGTGATTGTCGGGGCGCGCGCAGACGAAGAGGGCAGTCGTAGCAAGGAACGGTACTTCTCGCCGCGCGATCACAGCGGCGACTGGGACGTGTCCGAGCAGCCGCCCGAGCTGTGGAACCAGTTCAAGACCGACTTCGCGGCCGGCACCCACGTCCGCATCCACCCGCTGCTCGACTGGACCGAGACCAACGTCTGGGAGTACATCGAGCGCGAGCGGATCCCGATCATCGACATCTACTTCGATGATGGCACCGGCCACCGCTACCGCTCGATCGGTTGCGAGTGCTGCACCAGCAAGATCGAGTCGACTGCCCGCACCACGGGCGACATTCTGGTCGAGCTGCGCCGTACCAACGTGCCGGAGCGCGCCGGCCGGGCCCAGGACCAGGAAGACACGTATGCGATGGAGAAGCTCCGTCGCGAAGGGTACATGTGA
- a CDS encoding peptidylprolyl isomerase codes for MRRLYPYIVSSFLFPIACGNPPKPEKAQDLEKIQPKDSAGDAGAALGAIPDGPIATVNGVEIPNAKFREIYDLKVKKYADRGREIPASADRRYRKSIVERLIYHEVLKQEAESLGVKYDEAALKEREEQQKRGIRDWDKHLERRGETEASLREMYIAELREKAILDKSGKLKVTPEEIEEDYQKIKGNWKSDQPRVRASHILIPVGPAKTAMDPHVEPGATEKPTPEGTPEEQAKWDAEAKAKAEEIYKLVTAPDADFAAIAKDKSTGPSAAKGGDISIFTADRMAEEFSKVAFEMNVGDVSKPVKTKFGYHIIKLTGKWPAGELPKEALEDQIVSRLEQRKLHQGRRELKDELLAKYTIVDNVAPTLGPEPEKKAPSGKREIMDRKGAGAGARRGGAPAAALKIDGAPEQDEKKDEPEDPDAPE; via the coding sequence ATGCGTCGACTGTATCCCTATATCGTCAGCAGCTTCCTGTTCCCGATCGCCTGCGGCAACCCGCCCAAGCCAGAGAAGGCGCAGGACCTCGAGAAGATCCAACCGAAGGACAGCGCCGGTGATGCTGGTGCCGCACTCGGTGCGATTCCCGATGGGCCGATCGCCACTGTCAACGGCGTCGAGATCCCGAACGCGAAGTTCCGCGAGATCTACGACCTCAAGGTCAAGAAGTACGCCGACCGTGGTCGCGAGATCCCGGCGTCGGCCGATCGCCGCTACCGGAAGTCCATCGTCGAGCGCCTCATCTACCACGAGGTGCTCAAGCAGGAGGCGGAGTCGCTCGGCGTGAAGTACGACGAGGCCGCTCTGAAGGAGCGCGAGGAGCAGCAGAAGCGGGGCATCCGCGACTGGGACAAGCACCTCGAGCGCCGCGGGGAGACCGAGGCCAGCCTGCGCGAGATGTACATCGCGGAGCTGCGCGAGAAGGCCATCCTCGACAAGTCGGGCAAGCTCAAGGTCACGCCCGAGGAGATCGAAGAGGACTATCAGAAGATCAAGGGCAACTGGAAGTCGGACCAGCCGCGCGTGCGGGCGTCTCACATCCTGATCCCGGTGGGCCCGGCGAAGACCGCCATGGATCCCCACGTCGAGCCCGGCGCCACCGAGAAGCCGACGCCCGAAGGCACGCCCGAAGAGCAGGCCAAGTGGGACGCCGAGGCCAAGGCGAAGGCCGAAGAGATCTACAAGTTGGTCACGGCACCCGACGCCGACTTCGCGGCGATCGCCAAGGACAAGTCCACCGGGCCGTCCGCGGCCAAGGGTGGCGACATCAGCATCTTCACCGCCGACCGCATGGCGGAGGAGTTCAGCAAGGTCGCCTTCGAGATGAACGTCGGCGACGTCAGCAAGCCGGTGAAGACCAAGTTCGGCTACCACATCATCAAGCTCACCGGGAAGTGGCCGGCCGGCGAGCTGCCCAAGGAGGCGCTCGAGGATCAGATCGTCAGTCGCCTCGAGCAGCGCAAGCTGCATCAGGGGCGCCGCGAGCTGAAGGACGAGCTGCTCGCCAAGTACACGATCGTCGACAACGTCGCGCCGACCCTCGGGCCCGAGCCGGAGAAGAAGGCACCGAGCGGCAAGCGCGAGATCATGGACCGCAAGGGCGCCGGCGCCGGTGCCCGTCGCGGAGGTGCGCCGGCGGCCGCACTCAAGATCGACGGTGCGCCGGAGCAGGACGAGAAGAAGGACGAGCCCGAGGATCCCGACGCGCCCGAGTGA
- the miaB gene encoding tRNA (N6-isopentenyl adenosine(37)-C2)-methylthiotransferase MiaB, whose amino-acid sequence MTQLVRIRPRDGSPAGLQAATPAADGTGTCGRVYLETFGCQMNEADSALIAGRLAAAGYARVDDPATADVILVNTCAIREKAEDRVWGRTSDLLRHTRENPALVIGITGCMAEHLREKVAERAPYIRIVAGPDSYRGIADMVARARAGEHVVDVRLDRDETYEGLDGIPDDDGISGQITIQRGCDKFCSFCVVPYTRGRERGVAPAEILRTARALAARGYREVMLLGQTVNSYRHDDVDFSTLLRMVARVDGIERVRFTSPYPRDVDERLIETMACVPEIMPQLHLPLQSGADAVLERMGRGHDRESYLRLVERLRAAMPELALSTDLMVGFCGETEDDHAQTLALMREVKFDTAFMFQYSDRGITHAARKLVDDVPPETKARRLREMIALQEEHTRAAHAAQIGRITSVLVGGPTHRGDRLRGRTPQAFTALLPLDAARTGDIVEILVTDSTGHSLVAEPVRAPKAEP is encoded by the coding sequence ATGACGCAACTGGTGCGCATCCGGCCGCGCGACGGCTCGCCGGCAGGTCTGCAGGCGGCGACGCCGGCGGCCGACGGCACCGGCACGTGCGGGCGCGTCTACCTCGAGACCTTCGGCTGCCAGATGAACGAGGCTGACTCGGCGCTGATCGCCGGTCGCCTCGCCGCGGCAGGGTACGCGCGCGTCGACGATCCCGCGACCGCCGACGTCATCCTCGTCAACACGTGTGCGATTCGTGAGAAGGCCGAGGATCGCGTGTGGGGTCGCACCAGCGATCTGCTCCGTCACACCCGCGAGAACCCAGCGCTCGTCATCGGCATCACCGGCTGCATGGCCGAGCACCTGCGCGAGAAGGTCGCCGAGCGAGCGCCGTACATCCGCATCGTCGCCGGCCCCGACAGCTACCGCGGCATCGCCGACATGGTCGCGCGCGCGCGCGCCGGGGAGCACGTGGTCGACGTACGCCTCGATCGCGACGAGACCTACGAGGGCCTCGACGGCATCCCCGACGACGACGGCATCAGCGGCCAGATCACGATTCAGCGCGGCTGCGACAAGTTCTGCAGCTTCTGCGTGGTGCCGTACACCCGCGGGCGTGAGCGCGGGGTGGCGCCGGCGGAGATCCTCCGCACTGCGCGGGCCCTGGCGGCACGCGGCTACCGCGAGGTGATGCTGCTGGGCCAGACCGTCAACTCGTACCGCCACGACGACGTCGACTTCTCGACGCTGCTGCGCATGGTCGCGCGCGTGGATGGCATCGAGCGCGTGCGCTTCACCAGCCCCTACCCGCGCGACGTCGACGAGCGACTGATCGAGACCATGGCGTGCGTGCCGGAGATCATGCCGCAGCTGCACCTACCGCTGCAGTCCGGCGCGGACGCGGTGCTGGAGCGCATGGGCCGTGGCCACGACCGCGAGAGCTACCTGCGGCTGGTCGAGCGGCTACGTGCGGCGATGCCGGAGCTCGCGCTGTCGACCGACCTGATGGTCGGCTTCTGCGGCGAGACCGAGGACGACCACGCCCAGACGCTCGCGCTCATGCGCGAGGTGAAGTTCGACACGGCGTTCATGTTCCAGTACAGCGATCGCGGCATCACCCACGCCGCGCGCAAGCTGGTCGACGACGTGCCGCCCGAGACCAAGGCCCGCCGCCTGCGCGAGATGATCGCCCTCCAGGAGGAGCACACGCGGGCGGCCCACGCCGCGCAGATCGGGCGCATCACCTCCGTGCTCGTCGGCGGCCCGACACACCGCGGCGATCGCCTGCGCGGTCGCACGCCCCAGGCCTTCACGGCCCTGCTGCCGCTCGACGCCGCACGCACGGGCGACATCGTCGAGATCCTCGTGACCGACAGCACCGGCCACTCGCTGGTCGCCGAGCCCGTGCGGGCGCCGAAAGCCGAACCATGA
- a CDS encoding co-chaperone GroES, translating into MQPLGPRVLVRIVKNPDRSEAGLFLPQGVKDAHAAALLGEVVEVARTMPKSDASLDDDDDDDDEPDLGKNVSGIPLGANVLFEKERGIAVPWDETLRILEVRYVLALVDIITQDEIQ; encoded by the coding sequence ATCCAGCCGCTGGGCCCCCGCGTGTTGGTGCGCATCGTCAAGAACCCCGACCGCTCCGAGGCGGGGTTGTTCCTGCCGCAGGGCGTGAAGGATGCCCACGCCGCAGCACTGCTCGGCGAGGTGGTCGAGGTCGCGCGCACGATGCCGAAGTCCGACGCGAGCCTCGACGACGACGACGACGACGACGACGAGCCCGACCTCGGCAAGAACGTCAGCGGTATCCCGCTCGGCGCCAACGTGTTGTTCGAGAAGGAGCGCGGGATCGCGGTGCCGTGGGACGAGACGCTCAGAATCCTCGAGGTGCGCTACGTGCTCGCGCTGGTCGACATCATCACGCAGGACGAGATCCAGTGA